The following coding sequences are from one Malaciobacter pacificus window:
- the trpB gene encoding tryptophan synthase subunit beta: MEVNKKPYLETMPDDKGYFGKFGGSYIPPQLEKPFEEINEAYKKLSNSHEFIHELNKIRKHYQGRPTPVYYCKNLSNQVGAEIYLKREDLNHTGAHKLNHCMAEALLAKYLGKKKLIAETGAGQHGVALATAAAYFGLECEIHMGEVDIAKEHPNVVRMKILGATVVPATHGLKTLKEAVDSAFESYLKDPINTIYCIGSVVGPHPFPKMVRDFQSVMGIEAREQFLEMTGKLPQNVAACVGGGSNAMGIFAGFIDDDVNLYGVEPLGRGEKLGDHSASISYGEEGVMHGFNSIMLKDEKGEPAPVYSIGSGIDYPSVGPEHAYLHSIGRTKIGLVNDIEAVDAFYKLSQLEGIIPALESAHAVAYAMKLAKEKPNETILVNLSGRGDKDIDFVIENYPIPAK, from the coding sequence ATGGAAGTAAACAAAAAACCTTATTTAGAAACTATGCCTGATGATAAGGGTTATTTTGGGAAGTTTGGAGGTTCATATATCCCGCCACAACTTGAAAAGCCATTTGAAGAGATAAATGAAGCTTATAAAAAACTATCAAACTCTCACGAGTTTATACATGAATTAAACAAAATCAGAAAACATTATCAAGGTAGACCAACTCCAGTTTACTATTGTAAAAATCTTAGTAACCAAGTTGGGGCTGAAATCTATCTAAAAAGAGAAGATTTAAACCACACAGGTGCTCACAAACTAAATCACTGTATGGCTGAAGCCTTACTAGCTAAGTATTTAGGAAAGAAAAAGCTTATTGCTGAAACGGGTGCTGGACAACATGGTGTTGCTTTAGCAACAGCTGCTGCTTATTTTGGCTTAGAGTGTGAAATCCACATGGGTGAAGTTGATATTGCTAAAGAGCATCCAAATGTTGTAAGAATGAAGATTTTAGGAGCAACTGTAGTTCCTGCAACTCATGGATTAAAAACATTAAAAGAAGCCGTTGATAGTGCCTTTGAAAGCTACTTAAAAGACCCTATAAATACTATTTATTGTATTGGTTCTGTTGTTGGTCCTCATCCTTTCCCAAAAATGGTAAGAGATTTCCAATCAGTTATGGGAATAGAAGCAAGAGAACAGTTCTTAGAAATGACAGGTAAACTTCCTCAAAATGTAGCTGCTTGTGTTGGTGGAGGAAGTAATGCTATGGGTATTTTTGCTGGATTTATTGATGATGATGTAAATCTTTATGGAGTTGAGCCTTTAGGTAGAGGTGAAAAACTTGGTGACCACTCTGCATCAATTTCTTATGGAGAAGAAGGAGTTATGCATGGATTTAACTCTATCATGTTAAAAGATGAAAAAGGTGAACCAGCACCTGTATATAGTATTGGAAGTGGGATTGATTATCCATCTGTTGGGCCAGAGCATGCTTATCTTCACTCAATTGGAAGAACAAAAATAGGTCTTGTAAATGATATTGAAGCTGTTGATGCATTTTATAAGCTTTCACAATTAGAAGGTATTATTCCTGCACTTGAATCAGCTCATGCTGTAGCATATGCTATGAAATTAGCAAAAGAAAAACCAAATGAAACAATATTAGTAAATCTAAGTGGTAGAGGTGATAAAGATATTGATTTTGTGATTGAAAACTATCCTATCCCAGCTAAATAG
- a CDS encoding dienelactone hydrolase family protein → MKKTILSVLAIATLGFANDVTYKIDGKDYEGYYKSPSKDAPLVFMVHDWDGITEYEKKRTQMLNDLGYAVFAVDLYGKGNRPTEIADKKAMTKSLYSNRDEMRKRLNAGLEEAKKLGANTSNALGMGYCFGGSSILEFARSGADLKAFVPFHGNLLTPDGQDYKNTKGKVVVFHGTADKVVPFSEFASLAVELENIGLEHEMITYSGAQHAFSVIGGGKYNEAADKKSWKRFTEVLKETLK, encoded by the coding sequence ATGAAAAAAACAATTTTATCAGTATTAGCTATTGCAACTTTAGGATTTGCAAATGATGTGACATACAAGATAGATGGAAAAGATTATGAAGGATACTATAAATCTCCATCAAAAGATGCACCATTAGTTTTTATGGTACATGATTGGGATGGAATTACTGAATATGAGAAAAAAAGAACACAAATGCTAAATGACTTAGGTTATGCAGTATTTGCTGTTGATTTATATGGAAAAGGTAATAGACCAACTGAAATTGCAGATAAAAAAGCAATGACTAAATCTTTATACTCAAATAGAGATGAAATGAGAAAAAGATTAAATGCAGGATTAGAAGAAGCTAAAAAACTAGGTGCTAATACATCAAATGCTTTAGGTATGGGTTACTGTTTTGGTGGAAGTTCTATTTTAGAGTTTGCTAGAAGTGGAGCAGATCTTAAAGCATTTGTTCCTTTTCATGGAAATTTATTAACTCCTGATGGACAAGATTATAAAAATACAAAAGGTAAAGTTGTAGTATTCCATGGAACTGCTGATAAAGTTGTACCTTTTAGTGAGTTTGCTTCACTTGCTGTTGAGTTAGAAAATATTGGTTTAGAGCATGAAATGATTACTTATAGTGGTGCACAACATGCATTTTCTGTAATTGGTGGTGGAAAATATAATGAAGCTGCTGATAAAAAATCTTGGAAAAGATTTACTGAAGTTTTAAAAGAGACTTTAAAATAA
- a CDS encoding OmpA family protein, giving the protein MAKKILILSVLLVILIIYTISTFNYKKVLESDNSTVVKDENKKEELVETIFNKVDEIKKSVNVALNEESQEEEKIINNNFINLELIKDDNQIFFNGILRDEKQVLKLEDLLGVTIKGDYKFNPAINVNEELLVKISQLMIPSKDLLTDNSKLLVNGDEISLIGELKDLKYKDSLISIINKVGLEVDISNLSVKKIDKKESLDNKTGLEKDSKNFEANEKLNNQINSHEKMKELQSEINNVLSTNKITFERRSTKITKDSFDSVKKIADILNDNINIKVEIGGHTDSRGAASLNKRISQDRANSVMNALIDLGIKKSRLTAVGYGEDFPIAKDDKNGLSEVNRRVEIKVLGE; this is encoded by the coding sequence ATGGCTAAAAAGATATTAATACTATCAGTTTTACTTGTAATTTTAATAATATATACTATTTCAACATTTAATTATAAAAAAGTTTTAGAAAGTGATAACTCAACTGTAGTTAAAGATGAAAACAAAAAAGAAGAACTTGTTGAAACAATATTTAACAAAGTTGATGAGATTAAAAAGAGTGTAAATGTAGCTTTAAATGAAGAAAGTCAAGAAGAAGAAAAGATTATTAATAATAATTTTATTAATTTAGAATTAATTAAAGATGACAATCAAATATTTTTTAATGGTATATTAAGAGATGAAAAACAAGTTTTAAAACTTGAAGATTTATTAGGTGTTACTATTAAGGGAGATTATAAATTTAACCCAGCAATCAATGTCAATGAAGAATTATTAGTTAAAATATCACAACTAATGATTCCATCAAAAGATCTTCTTACAGATAACTCAAAGCTTTTAGTTAATGGGGATGAAATCAGTTTAATTGGTGAATTAAAAGACTTAAAATATAAAGATTCATTAATTTCTATTATAAATAAAGTGGGTCTTGAAGTTGATATTTCAAATTTATCAGTAAAAAAGATAGATAAAAAAGAAAGTTTAGATAATAAGACTGGTTTAGAAAAAGATTCAAAAAATTTTGAAGCTAATGAAAAATTGAACAATCAAATTAATAGTCATGAAAAAATGAAAGAATTACAATCTGAAATAAATAATGTTCTAAGTACTAATAAAATTACTTTTGAAAGAAGAAGTACAAAAATTACAAAAGACTCTTTTGATTCGGTTAAAAAAATTGCAGATATTTTAAATGATAATATTAATATTAAAGTTGAAATTGGTGGACATACTGATTCTAGAGGTGCAGCATCTCTAAACAAAAGAATTTCACAAGATAGAGCAAATAGTGTAATGAATGCTTTAATTGATTTAGGTATTAAAAAATCTCGATTAACAGCAGTTGGTTATGGAGAAGACTTTCCTATTGCAAAAGATGATAAAAATGGTTTATCTGAAGTTAATAGAAGAGTTGAAATAAAAGTTTTAGGAGAATAA
- a CDS encoding YhdH/YhfP family quinone oxidoreductase, with protein MQAFVVEKRDDEFVSSIQEVKKPICENENEVVIKVSYSSLNYKDALSSIGNPGVTKTFPHITGIDVAGIVAESTSNIFKVGERVLVTGYDMGMNTHGGHAEYVKVPAPWVARIPDAMSEKEIMTLGTAGLTAALSVNELRQNGIKSETGEILVTGATGGVGSIAVSILRKMGYTVTALTGKKEKIDFLKRIGANEVIVRDEFDIETNRPLMSEKYAGVIDTVGGSILATSLKQVKYDGVVTCCGLTSSHELNTNVFPFILRGVRLIGIDSVECKLEKKQAAWEKLASKWRIDTLKNITTEISLEEIKSAYEKILSGNVVGRYVVKIG; from the coding sequence ATGCAAGCATTTGTAGTAGAAAAAAGAGATGATGAATTTGTTTCAAGTATTCAAGAGGTAAAAAAACCTATTTGTGAAAATGAAAATGAAGTAGTAATTAAAGTTAGTTACTCATCATTAAACTATAAAGATGCACTAAGTTCTATTGGAAATCCAGGTGTTACAAAAACTTTTCCACATATTACAGGAATTGATGTAGCTGGTATTGTAGCTGAATCAACATCAAATATATTCAAAGTAGGGGAAAGAGTTTTAGTAACAGGATACGATATGGGGATGAATACTCATGGAGGACATGCCGAATATGTAAAAGTTCCTGCTCCTTGGGTAGCTAGAATTCCTGATGCAATGAGTGAAAAAGAGATAATGACTCTAGGTACAGCAGGACTTACTGCTGCTTTAAGTGTAAATGAACTAAGACAAAATGGTATAAAATCAGAAACTGGTGAAATATTAGTAACTGGAGCTACTGGTGGGGTTGGTTCTATTGCCGTGTCAATATTAAGAAAAATGGGTTATACAGTTACTGCTTTAACGGGAAAAAAAGAGAAGATAGACTTTCTTAAAAGAATTGGAGCTAATGAAGTAATTGTAAGAGATGAATTTGATATAGAAACAAATAGACCTTTAATGAGTGAAAAATATGCAGGAGTAATTGATACAGTAGGTGGCTCAATATTAGCAACATCACTTAAACAAGTAAAATATGATGGTGTAGTTACTTGCTGTGGTTTAACATCTTCCCATGAACTTAATACTAACGTATTCCCTTTTATTTTAAGAGGAGTTAGACTTATAGGGATTGACTCTGTTGAGTGTAAACTAGAAAAGAAACAAGCTGCTTGGGAAAAACTTGCTAGTAAGTGGAGAATTGATACTTTAAAAAATATAACAACAGAAATATCACTAGAAGAGATTAAATCAGCTTATGAAAAGATTCTTTCAGGAAATGTAGTAGGTAGATATGTAGTAAAAATAGGATAA
- a CDS encoding NAD(P)H-dependent glycerol-3-phosphate dehydrogenase, with amino-acid sequence MNKNTIAVIGAGKWGQALHFALNKKQKCLITSRTKREIENFVDLETAMNCEYLVIAIPAQEIRAWLKQNFKFKGQKILVASKGIEANTGEFLNEIYSEFVPEKNIGFISGPSFAAEVIKGLPCALVINSNSKKIYKEFSVFFPNFIKTYYSADVIGAEIAGAYKNVLAIASGICEGLNLGKNAQASLIARGLVEMQRFGKHFGAKKSSFIGLSGAGDLFLTANSTMSRNFRVGLGLAQNKPLDVILEELGEVAEGVKTSVAIHSLSEQHSIYTPIANEVYKVLNGKSTQESLKDLLKN; translated from the coding sequence ATGAACAAAAACACAATCGCAGTTATTGGTGCAGGTAAATGGGGACAAGCTCTTCATTTTGCACTAAATAAAAAACAAAAATGTCTTATTACTTCTAGAACAAAAAGAGAAATAGAAAACTTTGTTGACTTAGAAACTGCAATGAATTGTGAATACTTAGTTATAGCCATTCCAGCTCAAGAAATAAGAGCATGGCTAAAACAAAACTTTAAATTTAAAGGTCAAAAAATTCTTGTGGCTTCAAAAGGTATTGAAGCAAATACAGGGGAATTTTTAAATGAAATTTATTCAGAGTTTGTGCCTGAAAAGAATATAGGATTTATTTCTGGACCTTCTTTTGCTGCTGAAGTTATAAAAGGTCTTCCTTGTGCTTTAGTTATAAACTCTAATTCTAAAAAAATATATAAAGAGTTTAGTGTATTCTTCCCAAATTTTATAAAGACATATTATAGTGCTGATGTAATTGGAGCTGAAATAGCAGGTGCATATAAAAATGTTTTAGCAATTGCAAGTGGAATTTGTGAAGGCCTTAACTTAGGTAAAAATGCTCAAGCATCTTTAATAGCAAGAGGATTAGTAGAAATGCAAAGATTTGGTAAACATTTTGGAGCAAAAAAATCATCTTTTATTGGACTTAGTGGAGCAGGGGATTTGTTTTTAACTGCAAACTCTACTATGAGTAGAAACTTTAGAGTTGGTCTTGGATTAGCTCAAAATAAACCTTTAGATGTGATATTAGAAGAGCTAGGTGAAGTTGCAGAAGGTGTTAAAACTTCAGTAGCTATACACTCTTTATCAGAACAACACTCTATATATACGCCAATTGCAAATGAGGTATATAAAGTGTTAAATGGGAAAAGCACTCAAGAGAGCTTAAAAGATTTACTTAAAAATTAG
- the gatB gene encoding Asp-tRNA(Asn)/Glu-tRNA(Gln) amidotransferase subunit GatB, with product MFEVIIGLEVHVQLNTKSKLFCSCATSFGEEPNTNTCPTCLGLPGALPVLNKEAVHKAIMLGTALNSKINQKSIFNRKNYFYPDLPNGYQISQFEVPVVGLGELVIDFEDGTSKKIGVTRAHLENDAGKNIHAGSVSHVDLNRAGTPLLEIVSEPDMRNATEAVLYLKKLHSIVRYLGISDANMQEGSFRCDVNVSIRPKGDDKLYTRCEIKNMNSFKFIERAIKYEVNRHIEAWEDGVHSTEIVQETRLFDPDSGETRSMRGKEDAADYRYFPDPDLLPLIITDEMMEKYSKIPELPDEKKERFVKEFGLKEYDASVITASLETANFFDEMMKEGISGKNAATWLTVELPARFTEGVSIENSPIDAKTLATIVKRIEDNTISGKAAKEVLDYLIENSVEVDEAIDKLGLKQVSDDGAILEIIDGILAANEDKIAEYKGGKEKLFGFFVGQTMKASKGSANPAKVNELLKQRLS from the coding sequence ATGTTTGAAGTTATTATTGGTTTAGAAGTTCACGTACAATTAAATACAAAAAGTAAACTATTTTGTTCTTGTGCAACAAGTTTTGGTGAAGAACCAAACACAAATACATGTCCTACATGTTTAGGATTACCAGGTGCACTTCCAGTTTTAAATAAAGAAGCAGTTCATAAAGCTATTATGTTAGGAACAGCACTTAATTCAAAAATTAACCAAAAATCAATATTCAACAGAAAAAACTATTTCTACCCAGATTTACCAAATGGTTATCAAATTTCACAATTTGAAGTTCCTGTTGTTGGTCTTGGAGAATTAGTTATTGACTTTGAAGATGGAACAAGTAAAAAAATTGGAGTTACAAGAGCTCACTTAGAAAATGATGCTGGGAAAAATATCCATGCAGGAAGTGTATCTCATGTGGATTTAAATAGAGCAGGAACTCCACTACTTGAAATCGTTTCAGAACCAGATATGAGAAATGCAACTGAAGCTGTTTTATATCTTAAAAAACTTCATTCAATTGTTAGATATTTAGGTATTAGTGATGCTAATATGCAAGAGGGTTCATTTAGATGTGATGTTAACGTATCTATTAGACCAAAAGGTGATGATAAACTTTATACTAGATGTGAAATCAAAAATATGAACTCATTTAAATTTATTGAAAGAGCTATTAAATATGAAGTAAATAGACATATTGAAGCTTGGGAAGATGGTGTTCATTCAACTGAGATTGTTCAAGAAACAAGACTATTTGATCCAGATTCAGGTGAGACAAGATCAATGAGAGGTAAAGAAGACGCTGCTGATTATAGATACTTTCCAGATCCAGACCTTTTACCACTAATTATTACAGATGAAATGATGGAAAAATACTCAAAAATTCCTGAACTTCCAGATGAAAAGAAAGAAAGATTTGTAAAAGAGTTTGGATTAAAAGAGTATGATGCATCAGTAATTACTGCTTCTTTAGAAACAGCAAACTTCTTTGATGAAATGATGAAAGAGGGAATTAGTGGTAAAAATGCTGCAACATGGTTGACAGTTGAATTACCTGCAAGATTCACTGAAGGTGTTTCAATAGAAAACTCTCCAATAGATGCTAAAACATTAGCAACTATTGTAAAAAGAATTGAAGACAATACAATTTCTGGAAAAGCAGCTAAAGAAGTACTTGATTACTTAATTGAAAATAGTGTAGAAGTTGATGAGGCTATTGATAAACTTGGATTAAAACAAGTAAGTGATGATGGGGCTATCTTAGAGATAATTGATGGAATACTTGCAGCTAATGAAGATAAAATAGCTGAATATAAAGGTGGTAAAGAGAAACTATTTGGATTCTTTGTTGGTCAGACTATGAAAGCATCTAAAGGTAGTGCAAATCCAGCTAAAGTAAATGAACTTTTAAAGCAAAGATTATCATAA
- a CDS encoding peptidyl-prolyl cis-trans isomerase: protein MNKLFLSLLLSTTISFASVINGVAITVNDEPITLYDIEQTAKQNNVDKNQAASALIDKALYEQLVKKHNITADIFDVNEYIEKLAATNNMDVYTFKSVIKQKYPNYSIFEEEAKSAVLRQKLIQKIVKGQLNVATDEDMELYYENNKDQFTTANSFDIVKYTSTNKASLISALKSPLLVPNDVERTPQTLQTSEIPPQLQYLLTETKVNSFTPIFTADRKFTAIFITKKSGQSTIAFENVKGKIFNDLMKLREKKYLKEYFEKEKLTADIKIVR, encoded by the coding sequence ATGAATAAACTTTTTTTGTCACTACTACTTAGTACAACTATCTCTTTTGCCTCTGTTATAAATGGAGTTGCAATAACAGTAAATGATGAGCCAATCACTCTTTATGATATTGAGCAAACTGCTAAACAAAATAATGTTGATAAAAATCAAGCTGCAAGTGCCTTAATAGATAAAGCACTTTATGAACAATTAGTAAAAAAACATAATATTACTGCTGATATATTTGATGTAAATGAATATATTGAAAAACTAGCAGCAACAAACAATATGGATGTTTACACATTTAAATCGGTTATTAAACAAAAATATCCAAACTATTCAATTTTTGAAGAAGAGGCTAAAAGTGCTGTACTTAGACAAAAGCTAATTCAAAAAATTGTAAAAGGACAACTAAATGTTGCAACTGATGAAGATATGGAACTTTATTATGAAAATAATAAAGACCAATTTACTACAGCAAATAGTTTTGATATTGTTAAATATACATCAACAAATAAAGCATCTTTAATTAGTGCATTAAAAAGTCCATTATTAGTTCCAAATGATGTGGAAAGAACTCCACAAACACTACAAACAAGTGAGATACCACCTCAATTACAGTATCTTTTAACAGAAACTAAAGTAAATAGTTTTACACCTATTTTCACAGCAGATAGAAAATTTACTGCCATCTTTATTACAAAAAAAAGTGGTCAAAGTACTATTGCATTTGAAAATGTAAAAGGTAAGATTTTTAATGACTTAATGAAATTAAGAGAAAAAAAATACCTAAAAGAGTATTTTGAAAAAGAAAAGCTTACAGCAGATATAAAAATAGTTAGATAA